The following are encoded together in the Paludisphaera mucosa genome:
- a CDS encoding type II secretion system F family protein: protein MASTGSEGGGVRPVSVEELVALNEEIAALVRAGSPLEAGLGRSGAELPGNLGRIAATLSERMKRGESLVEALDAEKATIPPLYRAVVEAGARTGNVSAALEGMTRYLRGFADARDAVGLALWYPLVVATLAYILFVGIVVVVAPRFGAAFTSLGLPATRALDVVVWLGRTAWLWWPIWPIALAAIAVAWVRSGRASRFDAGSWTFLGLFPWMRSLVRDYQSAGFAELLALLLENQIAYPKAVTLAAEATGNAALIAEARAIAGDLERGRSAQEAVAGGAFRSFSPMLRWVLAHGRSEGSMVRALRNLAPMYRTRAALTAEKMRVLLPALVIILVGTSATLLYALTLFLPLSGMLNELAGP, encoded by the coding sequence ATGGCGAGCACGGGTTCGGAGGGCGGGGGCGTCCGGCCGGTGTCGGTCGAGGAGCTGGTCGCGCTCAACGAGGAGATCGCGGCCCTGGTGAGGGCCGGCTCGCCGCTGGAGGCGGGCCTGGGGCGGTCGGGTGCGGAGCTGCCCGGCAACCTGGGCCGCATCGCCGCGACGCTCTCCGAGCGGATGAAGCGGGGCGAGAGCCTCGTCGAGGCGCTCGACGCCGAGAAGGCGACGATCCCCCCGCTGTACCGCGCGGTGGTCGAGGCCGGCGCCCGGACCGGGAACGTTTCGGCGGCCCTCGAAGGGATGACTCGCTACCTGCGCGGGTTCGCCGACGCCCGCGACGCGGTGGGGCTGGCGCTCTGGTACCCCCTGGTCGTCGCGACCCTGGCCTACATCCTCTTCGTCGGCATCGTGGTCGTGGTGGCGCCGCGTTTCGGGGCCGCGTTCACGTCGCTCGGGCTGCCGGCGACGCGGGCCCTCGACGTCGTCGTGTGGCTGGGCCGGACCGCCTGGCTCTGGTGGCCGATCTGGCCGATCGCCCTGGCGGCGATCGCCGTGGCCTGGGTGCGATCGGGGCGGGCCTCGCGGTTCGACGCCGGCTCGTGGACGTTCCTGGGCCTCTTCCCCTGGATGCGGTCGCTGGTGAGGGACTACCAGTCGGCGGGCTTCGCCGAGCTGCTGGCCCTCTTGCTGGAGAACCAGATCGCCTACCCGAAGGCCGTGACGCTCGCCGCCGAGGCGACGGGGAACGCCGCCCTGATCGCCGAGGCCCGCGCGATCGCCGGTGACCTGGAGCGGGGGCGTTCGGCCCAGGAGGCCGTCGCCGGCGGGGCGTTCCGGTCCTTCTCGCCGATGCTCCGCTGGGTGCTGGCGCACGGCCGGTCGGAGGGCTCGATGGTCCGGGCCCTGCGCAACCTCGCGCCGATGTACCGCACCCGCGCCGCGCTCACGGCCGAGAAGATGCGGGTCCTGCTGCCGGCGCTCGTGATCATCCTGGTGGGCACGTCGGCGACCTTGCTCTACGCCCTGACCCTCTTCCTGCCCCTGTCGGGGATGCTCAACGAGCTGGCCGGCCCCTGA
- a CDS encoding GspE/PulE family protein produces the protein MAATPLSDSLKALDPNNPQYASSVVDALLAAAVAAGASDVHVHPIEDGLDVRWRVDGVLHPVATLPRRGAPNVVARLKVLAELLTYKTDSPQEGRIRREPGKVEMRLSTFPTLHGEKAVVRLFAGPGRFLVPDDLGLPEEVRVALSGLLDETTGAIVLAGPAGSGKTTTIYACLRELARRTEGRRSLATLEDPIEAALDGVSQSQVDVAAGLTLEAGLRALLRQDPEVVAVGEIRDRATAETTLQAALTGHLTLTTFHAGSACEVVGRLLDMGIEPYAIRSGLRAVIALRLVRKLCPACSVAVDDPAGFLGLAVHSARTARGCPQCGGSGFAGRIVLAEMLPPLDDELGRAVLARADVRRLETIAVESGMTTRWARARAAVEEGRTSPAEVRRVLGMTDR, from the coding sequence ATGGCCGCGACGCCCCTGTCCGACAGCCTGAAGGCGCTGGATCCGAACAATCCCCAGTACGCCTCCTCGGTCGTCGACGCCCTGCTCGCCGCGGCCGTCGCCGCGGGCGCGAGCGACGTCCACGTCCATCCGATCGAGGACGGGTTGGACGTCCGCTGGCGGGTCGACGGCGTCCTCCATCCGGTCGCGACCCTGCCGCGGCGGGGCGCTCCGAACGTCGTCGCCCGGCTCAAGGTGCTGGCCGAGCTGCTGACCTACAAGACCGACTCCCCCCAGGAGGGCCGGATCCGCCGCGAGCCCGGCAAGGTCGAGATGCGACTCTCGACGTTCCCCACGCTCCATGGCGAGAAGGCCGTGGTCCGCCTCTTCGCCGGGCCGGGCCGCTTCCTCGTCCCGGACGACCTGGGACTCCCCGAGGAGGTCCGCGTCGCGCTGTCGGGGCTGCTCGACGAGACGACCGGGGCGATCGTCCTGGCCGGCCCGGCGGGCAGCGGCAAGACCACCACGATCTACGCCTGCCTCCGCGAGCTGGCCCGCCGCACCGAGGGCCGGCGCAGCCTGGCGACGCTCGAGGATCCGATCGAGGCGGCGCTCGATGGCGTCTCGCAGTCGCAGGTCGACGTCGCGGCCGGCCTGACCCTCGAAGCGGGCCTCCGCGCCCTGCTGCGGCAAGACCCCGAGGTCGTCGCCGTCGGCGAGATCCGCGACCGCGCGACCGCCGAGACGACGCTGCAAGCCGCCCTGACCGGCCACCTGACCCTGACGACTTTCCACGCCGGCAGCGCCTGCGAGGTCGTCGGCCGCCTGCTCGACATGGGCATCGAGCCCTACGCGATCCGCAGCGGCCTCCGCGCCGTGATCGCGCTGCGGCTGGTCCGGAAGCTCTGCCCGGCCTGCTCGGTCGCGGTCGACGACCCGGCCGGGTTCCTGGGCCTGGCCGTTCATTCGGCCCGCACGGCTCGGGGATGCCCGCAGTGCGGCGGTTCGGGATTTGCCGGTCGGATCGTGCTCGCCGAGATGCTCCCGCCCCTAGACGACGAACTCGGCCGCGCCGTCCTCGCCCGCGCCGACGTCCGCCGCCTGGAAACGATCGCCGTGGAGTCCGGCATGACCACCCGCTGGGCCCGCGCCCGGGCCGCCGTCGAAGAAGGCCGCACGTCCCCCGCCGAGGTCCGCCGCGTGCTCGGCATGACCGACCGCTGA